One Polaribacter sp. KT25b DNA segment encodes these proteins:
- a CDS encoding PLP-dependent aminotransferase family protein, producing MFPYKTSFQLNRKSKQALYLQLSNQFIALIKERKLIPETKLPGSRTLSEMLQVHRKTVVACYEELLLQGWVESISKKGTFINAKLPELHQQEFISKKEILPISNIGFQFYKDKSLERISPEIKEGFMYLNDGVSDARLTPTEDLARTYRRICSRKDIYKEMSYGSLFGNEKLRITLADYLNKTRGLNIHKDNVLITRGSQMGIFLSAKLLLQENDNIIVGQTNYTSADTNFLQRKTNLVRVSVDENGLVTDEIEQICKQKSINAVYVTSHHHHPTTVTLSAERRIHLLNLAKKFNFAIIEDDYDYDFNYNHSPILPLASHDINGNVIYIGSVCKTVAPVFRVGYVIAPKEFVNEAANQRRFIDRQGDALLELTFEDFIKSGDLDRHIKKVMKVYKTRRDLFCKLLKEEFSTIFNFEKPKGGMAVWITLDKKYSWKTISEIAKKHKLEIGEWQRYDNANSGHNSIRMGFAAYNEQEMIELINRLSKTMKEVIQI from the coding sequence ATGTTTCCATATAAAACCAGCTTTCAGTTAAATAGAAAAAGTAAACAAGCTCTTTATTTACAGTTATCTAATCAATTTATAGCATTGATTAAAGAACGAAAATTAATACCAGAAACAAAGTTGCCAGGAAGTAGAACATTGTCAGAAATGCTGCAAGTACACAGAAAAACGGTTGTGGCTTGTTATGAGGAATTATTGTTGCAAGGTTGGGTAGAAAGTATTTCTAAAAAAGGAACGTTTATCAATGCAAAACTACCAGAATTACATCAACAAGAATTTATATCAAAAAAAGAGATTTTACCTATAAGTAATATTGGATTTCAATTTTATAAAGACAAATCCTTAGAAAGAATATCGCCAGAAATTAAAGAGGGTTTTATGTATTTAAATGATGGTGTTTCTGATGCAAGATTAACGCCAACAGAAGATTTGGCAAGAACTTATAGGCGGATTTGTAGTAGAAAAGATATTTATAAAGAAATGTCTTATGGATCACTTTTTGGGAATGAAAAATTACGGATTACGTTGGCAGATTACTTAAATAAAACACGTGGATTAAACATTCATAAAGACAATGTTTTGATTACCAGAGGAAGTCAAATGGGCATTTTTTTATCTGCAAAATTATTGTTACAAGAGAATGATAACATTATTGTAGGACAGACAAATTATACTTCTGCAGATACTAATTTTTTACAAAGAAAAACAAATTTGGTAAGAGTTTCGGTGGATGAAAATGGTTTGGTAACCGATGAAATTGAACAAATTTGTAAGCAAAAATCAATAAATGCAGTGTATGTAACTTCTCATCATCATCACCCTACAACAGTTACTTTATCTGCAGAAAGAAGAATTCATTTATTAAATTTAGCGAAGAAATTCAATTTTGCAATTATAGAAGATGATTACGATTATGATTTTAATTATAATCATTCGCCAATTTTACCTTTGGCAAGTCATGATATAAACGGAAACGTAATTTATATTGGCTCTGTTTGTAAAACGGTTGCGCCAGTTTTTAGAGTTGGATATGTAATTGCACCAAAAGAATTTGTAAATGAAGCAGCAAATCAACGTAGATTTATTGATAGACAAGGAGATGCTTTGTTAGAATTGACTTTTGAAGATTTTATAAAATCGGGAGATTTAGACAGACACATTAAGAAAGTGATGAAAGTTTATAAAACTAGAAGAGATTTGTTTTGTAAACTTTTAAAAGAAGAGTTTTCAACTATTTTTAATTTTGAGAAACCAAAAGGAGGAATGGCAGTTTGGATTACTTTAGATAAAAAATATTCTTGGAAAACAATATCAGAAATTGCTAAAAAACACAAACTAGAAATAGGCGAGTGGCAACGTTATGATAATGCGAATTCTGGGCATAATTCTATAAGAATGGGTTTTGCAGCGTATAATGAACAAGAAATGATTGAGTTGATAAACAGACTTTCTAAAACGATGAAGGAAGTTATTCAAATTTAA
- a CDS encoding VOC family protein yields MIQPFHLAIPVQNLEKCRTFYRDILNCEEGRSTENWVDFNFFGHQLVIHQKDDFKPERISNPVDGHDVPVPHFGVVLTWEDWHVLSERLKAANTKFEIEPCIRFKGKVGEQATMFFKDPENNALEFKAFQDMSQLFAK; encoded by the coding sequence ATGATACAACCATTTCACTTAGCAATTCCGGTGCAAAATTTAGAAAAATGTAGAACTTTTTACAGAGATATCTTAAACTGTGAAGAAGGAAGAAGTACAGAAAATTGGGTCGATTTTAATTTCTTCGGACATCAATTGGTTATTCATCAAAAAGATGATTTTAAACCGGAAAGAATTTCAAATCCTGTTGATGGACATGATGTTCCTGTTCCGCATTTTGGAGTCGTTTTAACTTGGGAAGATTGGCATGTATTATCAGAAAGATTAAAAGCTGCAAACACAAAATTTGAAATTGAGCCTTGCATCCGTTTTAAAGGAAAAGTGGGAGAACAAGCTACTATGTTTTTTAAAGACCCAGAAAATAATGCTTTAGAATTTAAAGCTTTTCAAGACATGAGCCAATTGTTTGCCAAATAA
- a CDS encoding pyridoxamine 5'-phosphate oxidase family protein, translated as MEEYQKSKLNRVKRGANRATYDVDKINTILDAGFLCYVGYIYEGKPITIPMAYARQDDKIYIHGSTANRMLLSILESGETSITVMHLDGLVLARSGFHHSVNYRSVTLFGSLQKVEEEADKTEILKWIVNQMVPNQWDSLRPMNQKELDRTLVVEFTIETASAKVRETGVADEPEDYNEDVWAGIVPVKQVAEYPIADKGKPQQMEIPKHILDYYEANK; from the coding sequence ATGGAAGAATATCAAAAATCAAAATTAAATCGTGTTAAAAGAGGTGCAAATAGAGCTACTTATGATGTTGATAAAATCAACACTATTTTAGATGCTGGTTTTTTATGTTATGTAGGTTATATCTACGAAGGAAAACCAATTACAATTCCGATGGCATATGCTAGACAAGATGATAAAATTTACATTCACGGTTCTACTGCAAACCGAATGTTACTTTCTATTTTAGAAAGCGGAGAAACATCAATAACTGTCATGCATTTAGACGGATTGGTTTTGGCTCGTTCTGGTTTTCATCATTCTGTAAATTATAGATCTGTTACGCTGTTTGGAAGTTTACAAAAAGTGGAAGAAGAAGCTGATAAAACCGAAATTTTAAAATGGATTGTCAATCAAATGGTGCCCAATCAATGGGATTCTTTGAGACCGATGAATCAAAAGGAATTAGACAGAACTTTGGTAGTAGAATTTACGATTGAAACTGCTTCTGCAAAAGTAAGAGAAACAGGTGTTGCTGATGAGCCAGAAGATTATAATGAAGATGTTTGGGCAGGAATTGTACCTGTAAAACAAGTCGCAGAATACCCGATTGCAGATAAAGGAAAACCACAGCAAATGGAAATACCAAAACACATTTTAGATTATTATGAAGCCAACAAATAG
- a CDS encoding DinB family protein yields the protein MNKKDLQPKEYHEYYARYIDKVDENIELNIGFEVDKKMVVDFFNTIPKEKQEFRYQPEKWTIKEVLQHIIDTERVFIYRLFCIARNDKTAFPGYEQDDYIAPSEANKKSMEDLIEEFSITRLSSLNLIKSISKENLKNLGTASDSTISARACAFILLGHSVWHIEIIKERYL from the coding sequence ATGAATAAAAAAGATTTGCAACCTAAAGAATACCACGAATATTACGCTAGATATATTGATAAAGTAGATGAAAACATCGAATTAAATATTGGTTTTGAAGTTGATAAAAAAATGGTAGTCGACTTTTTTAATACCATTCCTAAAGAAAAACAAGAATTTAGATATCAACCTGAAAAATGGACAATTAAAGAAGTTTTGCAGCATATTATAGATACTGAACGTGTTTTTATCTATCGTTTATTTTGTATTGCCAGAAACGACAAAACTGCTTTTCCTGGATATGAGCAAGATGATTACATAGCACCATCTGAAGCTAATAAAAAATCGATGGAAGACTTAATTGAAGAATTTTCTATCACTCGTTTGTCTTCGTTAAATTTAATTAAAAGTATTTCTAAAGAAAACTTAAAAAATTTAGGAACTGCAAGCGACTCTACAATTTCTGCAAGAGCTTGTGCTTTTATTCTTTTAGGACACAGTGTTTGGCATATAGAAATCATAAAAGAAAGATATTTATAA
- a CDS encoding RluA family pseudouridine synthase: MQLVETHIVEKLEIPIRFQEYGVGIFNTIPTKSGIKKAIKKELIFIDGILATTSKYISGGEKIELFESENSSPFERLQLDLEVLFEDDYLAIIYKPAGILVSGNKFVTIANGLTQNLKKSNLSDAVKPQPIHRLDYPTSGLLLIGKTSASIIELGKLFKNKEIQKTYFAISIGKMNSEGFINSFVDKKEAYTNYTVLQSVISKRFEFLNLIKLLPKTGRKHQLRKHLFSIGNPILGDKEYFLDDKILNGKGLYLHAATLEFIHPFTKEKISISKELPKKFTKIFPKY; the protein is encoded by the coding sequence ATGCAATTAGTAGAAACTCATATTGTAGAAAAATTAGAAATCCCAATTCGTTTTCAAGAATACGGTGTAGGGATTTTTAATACAATTCCTACAAAATCCGGTATTAAAAAAGCCATTAAAAAAGAACTTATTTTTATTGATGGAATTTTAGCAACAACCTCTAAATATATTTCTGGCGGCGAAAAAATTGAACTTTTTGAATCTGAAAATTCATCACCTTTTGAAAGATTACAACTAGATTTGGAGGTTTTATTTGAAGATGATTATTTAGCTATTATTTATAAACCTGCAGGAATTTTGGTTAGCGGAAATAAATTTGTAACCATTGCAAATGGATTAACACAAAACTTAAAAAAAAGTAATTTATCTGATGCTGTAAAACCTCAACCTATCCACAGATTAGATTATCCAACAAGTGGACTTTTATTAATAGGAAAAACAAGTGCTTCTATTATTGAATTAGGTAAATTATTTAAGAATAAAGAAATACAGAAAACCTATTTTGCAATTTCTATTGGTAAAATGAATTCTGAGGGTTTTATCAATTCTTTTGTTGATAAAAAGGAAGCTTATACAAATTATACCGTTTTACAATCTGTAATATCTAAACGTTTTGAGTTTTTAAATTTGATAAAACTACTGCCTAAAACAGGTAGAAAACATCAATTAAGAAAACATTTATTCTCAATAGGAAATCCTATTTTGGGTGACAAAGAATACTTTTTGGATGACAAAATTTTAAACGGAAAAGGATTGTATTTACACGCTGCTACTTTAGAGTTTATACATCCGTTTACGAAAGAAAAAATATCTATTTCAAAAGAGTTGCCAAAGAAATTTACCAAGATTTTTCCTAAATATTAA
- a CDS encoding ACP phosphodiesterase has product MIGNFIADHIRGNNYEEYSKEIQQGILLHREIDTFTDAHKIVRKSKRRLHERYRHYDGVIIDIFFDYFLAKNWADYSAIPLDVYTNAINLFFDEISSELPLKSQQFIKYMIEYNILFNYQFQDGIEKVLNGMNNRTKGKSQMNLAIEDLQILHKEFEDDFTVFFKDLQYFTNQKLTELTKIK; this is encoded by the coding sequence ATGATTGGCAATTTTATTGCAGATCATATTAGAGGTAATAATTATGAAGAATATTCTAAAGAAATTCAGCAAGGAATACTTTTACATAGAGAAATAGATACGTTTACAGATGCTCATAAAATTGTTAGAAAAAGCAAAAGACGTTTACATGAAAGATATAGACATTATGATGGCGTAATTATCGATATTTTTTTTGATTATTTTTTAGCTAAAAACTGGGCAGATTATTCTGCAATTCCTTTGGATGTGTATACAAATGCAATCAATCTTTTTTTTGATGAAATTTCATCAGAATTACCTTTAAAATCACAACAATTCATCAAATACATGATTGAATATAACATTCTTTTTAATTATCAATTTCAAGATGGAATTGAAAAAGTTTTAAACGGAATGAACAACAGAACGAAAGGAAAATCTCAAATGAATTTAGCTATCGAAGATTTACAAATTTTGCACAAAGAATTCGAAGACGATTTTACTGTATTCTTTAAAGATTTACAATATTTCACTAATCAGAAATTAACAGAGTTAACTAAAATTAAGTAA
- a CDS encoding class I SAM-dependent methyltransferase has product MKLAILQPEVQQFIVDNLKSDITKLILKGSPFDKISTQELANQIVAKQKSEHKLATWFATENIYYPPKISIEQTSSEITANYKSNLVKGDSIIDITGGFGVDCFYFSKQFKSVFHCEINKELSTIVKHNYQQLKVENIDTFSGDGIDFLKKSAQTFDCIYIDPSRRNDIKGKVFLLKDCLPNVPEIIDFLFSKSNQILIKNSPILDISSAISELKFVKEIHVIAIKNEVKEVLFLLEKNYDKSIKIKTINSINNNAQQFEFNLNEVITSNYAEPLTYLYEPNAAILKSGAFHQIATQLNIFKIHQHSHLYTSEKLIDFPGRCFKIIAILNYDKKKIKRLIPTNKANITTRNFPKTVAQIRKETNLKDGGNSYLFFTTNIQNKLICILCSKS; this is encoded by the coding sequence TTGAAATTAGCTATTTTACAACCAGAAGTTCAGCAATTTATTGTTGATAATTTAAAGTCAGATATTACAAAACTGATTTTAAAAGGAAGTCCTTTTGATAAAATTTCTACACAAGAATTGGCGAATCAAATTGTTGCAAAACAAAAATCTGAACATAAATTAGCTACTTGGTTTGCTACAGAAAATATTTATTATCCGCCAAAAATTAGCATTGAACAAACCTCATCAGAAATTACTGCAAATTACAAATCTAATCTCGTAAAAGGAGATTCAATAATAGATATTACAGGTGGTTTTGGTGTAGATTGTTTTTATTTTTCCAAGCAATTTAAAAGTGTTTTTCATTGTGAGATAAATAAGGAGTTATCAACAATTGTAAAGCATAATTATCAACAATTAAAAGTAGAAAATATTGATACTTTTTCTGGTGATGGAATTGATTTTCTTAAAAAATCAGCTCAAACTTTCGATTGTATTTATATAGATCCATCAAGAAGAAATGATATAAAAGGAAAAGTTTTTTTACTAAAAGATTGCTTGCCAAATGTGCCAGAAATTATCGATTTTCTTTTTTCTAAAAGCAATCAAATTCTTATTAAAAACTCACCTATTTTAGATATTTCAAGTGCAATATCAGAATTAAAATTTGTAAAAGAAATTCATGTAATTGCTATAAAAAATGAAGTAAAAGAAGTGCTTTTTTTATTAGAAAAAAACTACGATAAAAGCATCAAAATAAAAACCATCAATAGTATAAATAACAATGCACAGCAATTTGAATTTAATCTTAATGAAGTTATAACTTCAAATTATGCAGAACCTCTTACCTATTTGTATGAACCAAATGCTGCTATTTTAAAATCTGGTGCATTTCATCAAATAGCAACACAATTAAATATCTTTAAAATTCATCAACATTCACATTTATATACATCAGAAAAATTAATTGATTTTCCTGGAAGATGTTTTAAAATAATAGCGATTTTAAACTACGATAAGAAAAAAATTAAAAGATTAATACCTACTAATAAAGCCAATATTACTACTAGAAACTTTCCAAAAACTGTTGCCCAAATAAGAAAAGAAACCAATTTAAAAGATGGTGGAAATAGCTATTTATTTTTTACAACAAACATTCAAAATAAATTAATTTGTATTCTTTGTTCTAAAAGTTAA
- a CDS encoding GNAT family N-acetyltransferase codes for MLEIRRANSNDATHIALLGRITYTESHGNFIEDKQNLLDFYKKYYAVAQIKSEINDENNLFWIVFIDELPIGFAKLSLNVNYADSKDTNFCKLQRLYILNDFINLKIGSQLQDLILQKAIDLQFKTIWLTAYYKNIKGIKFYQKYGFKEVGSIDFFVGETNYENLIFAKEL; via the coding sequence ATGTTAGAAATTAGAAGAGCAAATAGTAACGATGCAACACATATTGCTTTGTTAGGTAGAATTACCTACACAGAATCTCATGGAAATTTTATAGAAGACAAACAAAATTTATTAGATTTTTATAAAAAGTATTATGCTGTAGCTCAAATTAAGTCAGAAATAAATGATGAAAATAATTTATTTTGGATTGTTTTTATTGATGAATTACCAATCGGTTTTGCAAAGCTTTCTTTAAATGTAAATTATGCTGATTCTAAAGACACAAATTTCTGTAAATTACAAAGATTGTATATTTTAAATGATTTTATCAACTTAAAAATTGGTTCTCAATTACAAGATCTTATTCTACAAAAAGCAATCGATTTACAATTTAAAACAATTTGGTTAACTGCTTATTATAAAAATATAAAAGGAATTAAATTTTATCAAAAATACGGTTTTAAAGAAGTTGGAAGCATCGATTTTTTTGTAGGAGAAACAAATTATGAAAACTTAATTTTTGCCAAAGAACTATAA
- the ggt gene encoding gamma-glutamyltransferase translates to MKKNILLFTLSLLLVNCKSEIKKEKTTGLITQKAMVVTAREEASKIGVVILKKGGNAFDAMVATEMALAVAYPFAGNLGGGGFMVYRKNDGEIGGLDYREKAPLAATKNMYLDNEGNIIDGKSTEGATAIGIPGTVAGVFAVHEKFGTLTIKEILEPVIQLAKRGVIVTDKQAKRIKNYKDLFLKVNKDAILFTKNWQENDSIKYPALAETLTLIQKNGKDEFYKGETAKRLVKFIQANGGIITLEDLAKYEAKWRTPVTFTYDDLKIISMSPPSSGGICLAQIMNALEPFDLDKFGHNSTKSIQLITEAERRAYADRSYFLGDPDFVTIPQQELISKAYSNKRMAGFSFEKATKSSDVSHGNIEIIESDETTHYSIVDQFGNAVSVTTTLNGAYGSKLYCSELGFFLNNEMDDFSSKPGVPNMFGLIGAKANEIQPEKRMLSSMTPTIVEKNNKLFMVVGTPGGSTIITSVLQTILNVHEYKMGMQEAVNAARFHHQWLPDVVKMEPNSFDKKTITELEKLGYNIDETTSRIIGKVSAILVLPNDNLEGGADKRGDDTAVGF, encoded by the coding sequence ATGAAAAAAAACATTCTACTTTTTACGCTATCATTATTACTTGTCAATTGTAAATCAGAAATAAAAAAAGAAAAAACCACTGGTTTAATTACTCAAAAAGCAATGGTAGTTACCGCTAGAGAAGAAGCTTCTAAAATTGGTGTAGTTATTTTAAAAAAAGGTGGTAATGCTTTTGACGCAATGGTTGCAACAGAAATGGCCTTAGCAGTTGCTTATCCTTTTGCAGGAAATCTAGGTGGTGGAGGTTTTATGGTTTACAGAAAAAATGATGGTGAAATTGGCGGTTTAGATTATAGAGAAAAAGCACCTTTAGCAGCTACAAAAAACATGTATTTAGATAATGAAGGCAACATCATTGATGGCAAAAGTACAGAAGGAGCAACTGCTATAGGAATTCCAGGAACAGTTGCTGGTGTTTTTGCTGTTCATGAAAAATTTGGAACATTAACTATTAAAGAAATTTTAGAACCTGTAATTCAACTTGCAAAACGAGGTGTAATTGTTACAGATAAACAAGCCAAGAGAATTAAAAATTATAAAGATTTGTTTTTAAAAGTAAATAAAGATGCTATACTTTTTACTAAAAATTGGCAAGAAAATGACTCAATAAAATATCCTGCTTTAGCAGAAACTTTAACTTTAATTCAAAAAAACGGAAAAGATGAATTTTATAAAGGAGAAACAGCAAAACGTTTGGTAAAATTTATTCAAGCAAATGGCGGAATTATCACTTTAGAGGATTTAGCTAAATACGAAGCAAAATGGAGAACTCCTGTAACTTTTACTTATGATGATCTAAAAATAATTTCAATGTCTCCACCTTCTAGCGGTGGTATTTGTTTAGCGCAAATTATGAACGCTTTAGAACCTTTTGATTTAGATAAATTTGGTCATAATAGTACAAAATCTATTCAACTAATTACCGAAGCAGAAAGAAGAGCTTATGCAGATAGAAGTTACTTTTTAGGCGATCCTGATTTTGTAACAATTCCGCAACAAGAATTAATTTCAAAAGCATATTCTAATAAAAGAATGGCAGGTTTTAGTTTTGAAAAAGCAACTAAATCTTCTGATGTTTCACATGGAAATATCGAAATTATAGAAAGTGATGAAACAACACATTATTCTATTGTAGACCAATTTGGCAATGCTGTTTCTGTTACAACAACTCTAAACGGAGCATATGGTTCTAAACTATATTGTTCTGAATTAGGTTTCTTTTTAAACAACGAAATGGATGATTTTTCTAGCAAACCTGGTGTACCAAATATGTTTGGTTTAATTGGTGCAAAAGCCAATGAAATTCAACCAGAAAAAAGAATGTTAAGTTCTATGACACCAACAATTGTAGAAAAAAACAATAAACTTTTTATGGTTGTTGGAACTCCAGGAGGATCAACAATTATAACATCCGTTTTACAAACTATTTTAAATGTGCACGAATATAAAATGGGCATGCAAGAAGCCGTAAATGCAGCAAGATTTCATCATCAATGGTTGCCAGATGTAGTTAAAATGGAACCAAATAGTTTTGATAAAAAAACAATCACCGAACTAGAAAAATTAGGTTATAATATTGATGAAACTACCTCTAGAATTATTGGTAAAGTTTCTGCAATTTTAGTATTGCCTAACGATAATTTAGAAGGCGGCGCAGATAAACGTGGCGATGATACTGCAGTTGGATTTTAA
- a CDS encoding AI-2E family transporter, translated as MTSKHISNGILRALAIVVGILLLLYFLVKIQSVIIYIIIAAVLSLIGRPIILFLRNKLKFPNTIAVISTMILMLSLLTGLVVLFIPLVLEQGKSLSLLEVDVLQAKIQDIFNQITAYFSSKGIDVLQKFENFDFVSQFKTIPNILNSIIGALGSLSVGLLSVLFISFFLMKDSQLLKKGLLTLMPSNNSEGRFSKSLETINNLLSRYFIGLIFQITILFVIYTIILLIFGISNAVVIAFLCALLNLIPYVGPLIGGILMFFLSMTSNIGLDFQSEILPTSLWILFCYGLAQLLDNFVSQPVIFSRTTKSHPLEIFLIIVICGILFGVVGMITAVPLYTALKVILKEFLSENKIVKSLTKDI; from the coding sequence ATGACCTCAAAACATATTTCAAACGGAATTTTAAGAGCGCTTGCAATTGTCGTAGGAATTTTACTTTTATTGTATTTTTTAGTAAAAATTCAATCTGTAATTATCTATATTATTATTGCTGCTGTTTTATCATTAATCGGTAGACCTATAATTTTATTTTTAAGAAATAAATTAAAATTTCCAAACACAATTGCGGTAATTTCTACAATGATATTAATGCTTAGTTTATTAACTGGTTTAGTGGTTTTGTTTATTCCTTTAGTTTTAGAACAAGGAAAAAGTTTATCGCTACTAGAAGTAGATGTTTTACAAGCAAAAATTCAAGATATTTTTAATCAAATTACAGCTTATTTTTCATCAAAAGGAATAGATGTTTTGCAAAAATTTGAAAACTTTGATTTTGTTTCTCAATTTAAAACAATTCCTAATATTTTAAACTCAATAATTGGCGCCTTAGGTTCTTTAAGTGTAGGATTATTATCTGTTTTGTTTATTTCATTTTTTCTGATGAAAGACAGTCAATTACTTAAAAAAGGATTGCTAACACTAATGCCAAGTAATAATTCTGAGGGCAGATTCTCTAAATCTTTAGAAACTATAAACAATTTACTGTCAAGGTATTTTATTGGCTTAATTTTTCAAATTACAATTCTGTTTGTTATTTATACAATTATTTTATTAATTTTCGGAATTTCAAACGCTGTTGTCATCGCTTTTTTATGCGCTTTGTTAAACTTAATTCCTTATGTTGGTCCATTAATTGGTGGTATTTTAATGTTTTTCTTATCAATGACAAGTAACATTGGTTTAGATTTTCAATCAGAAATTTTACCAACTTCTTTATGGATTTTATTTTGCTACGGATTGGCACAATTATTAGATAATTTTGTAAGTCAGCCAGTAATTTTTTCTAGAACAACAAAATCTCATCCTTTAGAAATTTTTTTAATAATTGTTATTTGTGGAATTTTATTTGGTGTTGTAGGTATGATAACTGCTGTACCATTATATACTGCTTTAAAAGTGATTTTAAAAGAATTTTTATCAGAAAATAAAATTGTAAAATCCTTAACGAAAGATATTTAA